Proteins from a single region of Luteolibacter arcticus:
- a CDS encoding response regulator transcription factor, giving the protein MHRIFVVDDHPMLRGGLRHSIGAEPEWTVCGEAANAADALTSIPQVLPDLVIMDITLPDKSGLELIKDLQALCPQIPVLVFSMHDEMLYAERVIRAGGRGYLMKGSSTEQFLKAMTEVLRGSLFLSERVAGQILNRLGRGNSRSGLSSLTDRELEVFELIGRGVPIPQIGESLHISPRTVDAHRTNIRLKLGLPDAAAVMREAVVWVEMGGPAQRAMP; this is encoded by the coding sequence ATGCACAGGATTTTCGTCGTCGATGATCACCCGATGTTGCGCGGGGGATTGCGGCACTCGATCGGTGCGGAACCCGAGTGGACGGTCTGCGGCGAAGCCGCCAATGCGGCCGACGCCCTGACCTCGATTCCCCAGGTTCTGCCCGACTTGGTGATCATGGACATCACGCTGCCCGACAAGAGCGGCTTGGAACTGATCAAGGACCTGCAAGCGCTTTGCCCGCAGATCCCGGTGCTGGTGTTTTCGATGCACGATGAGATGCTTTACGCCGAACGGGTCATCCGGGCGGGCGGTCGCGGCTACCTGATGAAAGGCTCTTCAACCGAGCAATTCCTCAAGGCGATGACCGAGGTGCTACGCGGTTCGCTTTTCCTCAGTGAGCGCGTCGCGGGGCAGATCCTCAACCGGCTCGGCCGCGGGAACTCCCGATCAGGCCTTTCCAGTCTCACGGACCGCGAATTGGAGGTATTCGAATTGATCGGACGCGGCGTGCCGATTCCGCAAATTGGCGAATCCCTCCACATCAGCCCGCGGACCGTGGATGCCCATCGCACGAACATTCGCTTGAAACTCGGGCTGCCGGACGCGGCGGCCGTGATGCGTGAGGCGGTCGTGTGGGTGGAAATGGGCGGACCGGCGCAACGGGCGATGCCTTAG
- a CDS encoding glycosyltransferase family 4 protein, with protein MNSLSRIAFLGGYVPRLCGIATFTHDLFRAVNAGSPGSEAWIAAVTDRPDGYDYPPEVRLKLDERDPDSYRRVARHLNFSRPDVLCVQHEFGIYGGPAGSHLLTLLKEVNAPVVTTLHTILANPDIDQRRVMDELIRRSARMVVMAERGARILRDVYDVDPQKIDVIPHGIPDVPLGGGEQAKKELSYEGRRVLLTFGLLGPGKGIEYAIRAMPAIVEQVPDALYVILGATHPHLVAREGERYRRSLEELAKECGVGKHVVFDNRFVSPEDLERFMTAADIYLTPYPNEAQITSGTLARAFGAGKAVVSTPYWHAEELLAEGAGVLVPSRDAEAISQAVCRLLGNPEQMMAMCRRAHQDGRAMIWPAVAQRYLEAFGKAASRALPVAGFLARTPLPPVVRLEHVERMSDGTGIFQHATYNVPNFHEGYCTDDNARAFLLCLPFDRTGGVAPLEKVDRLATTYLAFLAAAFNPANGRFRNFMSHGRVWLEEAGSEDSHGRAVWAVGTGCSRTRNDGHRMLCLQLFQGAVGAVEGFTSPRAWAFAMLGIHEYLKAFPGDLGMHRLLQSLGQRLMVLWKRCSRRDWRWCEDILSYDNARIAQALIVSGSRMPGSDQLKTGLEALQWLAEIQTASAGYFRPVGSNGFYPRKGVRADYDQQPLEAQAMVSACLDAWRVTSQPAWLKEARRAFDWFLGGNDLGLPLFDSATGGCCDGLQPAGLNVNQGAESSLAFSLSLAEMLAAEATLSESVKQIA; from the coding sequence ATGAACTCACTTTCACGAATCGCCTTTCTGGGAGGCTACGTCCCCCGCCTGTGTGGCATCGCCACCTTTACTCACGATCTTTTCCGAGCGGTGAATGCCGGTTCGCCGGGATCGGAAGCTTGGATCGCCGCCGTCACCGACCGGCCGGATGGCTACGACTATCCTCCGGAGGTCCGCCTGAAGCTGGATGAACGCGACCCTGATTCCTATCGTCGCGTCGCCCGCCATCTCAATTTCAGCCGGCCGGACGTGCTCTGCGTCCAGCATGAGTTTGGCATCTACGGCGGCCCCGCCGGCAGCCATTTGCTGACGCTGCTCAAGGAGGTCAATGCGCCGGTGGTGACCACGCTTCATACGATCCTGGCCAATCCTGACATCGACCAACGCCGGGTCATGGACGAGCTGATCCGCCGGAGCGCGAGGATGGTGGTCATGGCGGAGCGAGGCGCCAGGATTCTGCGAGATGTTTATGATGTGGATCCGCAGAAGATCGACGTCATTCCCCACGGCATCCCGGATGTGCCTCTGGGCGGCGGAGAGCAGGCCAAGAAGGAACTCAGCTACGAAGGCAGGAGAGTGTTGCTGACCTTCGGGCTTCTGGGACCCGGCAAGGGGATCGAATATGCGATCCGGGCGATGCCCGCGATCGTCGAGCAAGTGCCGGATGCGCTCTACGTGATCCTCGGGGCCACCCATCCGCACCTCGTGGCGCGGGAAGGGGAGCGATATCGGCGCAGCCTTGAGGAACTCGCAAAGGAGTGCGGTGTGGGCAAGCACGTGGTTTTCGACAACCGCTTCGTGTCTCCCGAGGATCTCGAACGCTTCATGACGGCGGCCGATATCTATCTCACTCCGTATCCGAATGAGGCGCAGATCACATCGGGGACGCTGGCGCGGGCATTCGGTGCCGGCAAGGCGGTGGTGTCCACCCCCTACTGGCATGCCGAGGAACTCCTGGCGGAGGGTGCCGGCGTGCTGGTGCCGTCACGGGACGCGGAGGCGATTTCCCAAGCGGTTTGCCGGCTTCTGGGAAATCCCGAGCAGATGATGGCGATGTGCCGCAGGGCTCACCAAGACGGCCGGGCCATGATCTGGCCGGCGGTGGCGCAGCGCTATCTGGAGGCATTCGGGAAAGCGGCATCGCGGGCGCTTCCGGTCGCGGGATTTCTCGCCCGCACTCCTTTGCCGCCGGTGGTGCGGCTCGAACACGTCGAGCGGATGAGCGATGGCACCGGCATTTTCCAGCATGCTACCTACAATGTGCCGAACTTCCACGAAGGCTACTGCACCGACGACAATGCCCGGGCCTTCTTGCTCTGCCTGCCCTTTGACCGGACCGGCGGCGTGGCCCCGCTGGAGAAGGTGGACCGATTGGCGACGACGTACCTGGCGTTCCTTGCCGCGGCCTTCAATCCGGCGAATGGCCGCTTTCGGAATTTCATGAGCCACGGCCGGGTATGGCTGGAAGAGGCAGGCAGCGAAGACAGTCATGGCCGCGCCGTGTGGGCCGTGGGCACTGGCTGCAGCCGCACTCGCAACGACGGTCATCGCATGCTGTGCCTGCAGCTTTTCCAAGGGGCGGTGGGCGCGGTGGAGGGCTTCACCTCTCCGCGCGCTTGGGCTTTCGCGATGCTGGGAATCCACGAGTATCTAAAGGCCTTCCCCGGTGACCTGGGCATGCACCGCCTGCTCCAATCGCTGGGGCAACGCTTGATGGTGCTGTGGAAGCGTTGCTCACGTCGTGACTGGCGTTGGTGCGAGGACATCCTTTCCTATGACAATGCACGAATCGCCCAAGCGCTGATTGTCAGTGGCAGCCGGATGCCGGGAAGCGACCAACTGAAGACGGGCCTCGAAGCCCTGCAATGGCTGGCGGAGATCCAGACGGCGAGCGCGGGGTACTTCCGCCCGGTGGGAAGCAATGGCTTCTATCCGAGGAAGGGCGTGCGGGCTGACTACGACCAGCAGCCCTTGGAAGCCCAGGCAATGGTTTCGGCCTGCCTCGATGCTTGGCGGGTCACCTCACAGCCGGCTTGGTTAAAGGAGGCCCGGCGAGCCTTCGACTGGTTCCTGGGTGGCAATGATCTCGGGCTCCCGCTCTTCGATTCCGCCACTGGCGGTTGCTGTGATGGCCTGCAACCGGCGGGTCTGAATGTGAACCAAGGAGCCGAGTCTTCGTTGGCCTTCTCGCTGTCACTTGCGGAAATGCTCGCTGCCGAAGCGACATTGTCGGAAAGTGTGAAACAAATCGCATGA
- a CDS encoding sensor histidine kinase, which translates to MMAAKTSGPGEAEWPEVMPTPELRIAAIYLIVAGLWVVLSDQVVRVTLPDEPVYVQTLKGMNFVLTTSVVLFFVLRRAYRGWRNAEQRNRRLTAEISECFRLLSARSEISREEERTRLSRELHDQLGQSLTGLTMDLRWVEGRLERLDDRAMNPLIDRLIEAEDQVQKLLSDVQSIAADLRPDALDRLGLQEALLQEMKRFHERTGIEVKVEAADLPADVPPVIATAAYRIVQEAMTNVARHSKATEVTVRCAADEGAVTVSVTDNGVGISPGVEHGRRALGLLGMRERAEFCGGTLRVSPLEGGGTEVSAVLPWKRP; encoded by the coding sequence ATGATGGCGGCAAAGACTTCAGGGCCGGGAGAGGCGGAGTGGCCGGAGGTGATGCCGACGCCGGAACTCAGGATTGCAGCGATCTACCTGATCGTGGCGGGCCTGTGGGTCGTGTTGTCCGACCAAGTGGTCCGGGTCACCCTACCCGATGAGCCGGTCTATGTGCAGACCCTGAAGGGGATGAACTTCGTGCTAACCACCTCGGTGGTGCTGTTCTTCGTGCTGCGCCGCGCCTACCGCGGCTGGAGGAATGCGGAGCAACGGAATCGCAGGCTGACGGCGGAGATCAGCGAGTGCTTCCGGCTTCTCTCCGCGCGTTCGGAGATTTCGCGGGAGGAGGAGCGGACGCGCCTCTCACGCGAGCTGCATGATCAGCTCGGGCAGTCGCTCACTGGCTTGACGATGGACCTGCGCTGGGTGGAGGGGCGCTTGGAGCGACTGGACGACCGCGCGATGAATCCCCTGATCGACCGGTTGATCGAAGCGGAGGATCAGGTGCAGAAGCTCTTGTCGGACGTGCAATCGATTGCCGCCGACCTGCGCCCCGATGCCTTGGACCGGCTTGGCCTGCAAGAGGCACTGTTGCAGGAAATGAAACGTTTTCACGAGAGGACAGGCATCGAGGTGAAAGTCGAGGCGGCCGATCTGCCGGCCGACGTACCCCCGGTGATCGCCACTGCCGCCTACCGGATCGTCCAGGAAGCCATGACCAATGTTGCACGCCATTCCAAGGCCACGGAAGTCACGGTTCGCTGTGCGGCGGACGAGGGCGCGGTTACGGTGAGTGTGACGGACAATGGCGTGGGAATCTCGCCCGGTGTGGAGCACGGCAGGCGGGCGTTGGGCCTGCTGGGTATGCGTGAGCGCGCGGAATTCTGCGGCGGCACACTTCGTGTTTCACCGCTTGAAGGAGGGGGCACCGAAGTTTCCGCCGTGCTGCCATGGAAACGGCCATGA
- a CDS encoding response regulator, producing MNILIVDDHELVRRGVRGLLLDEYPAAWVVEAASASDALETIEGMDCDLALVDINLSGRDGLELLVDLKRLYPSLPVLMVSAHTEEEFAIRALKLGAAGYVSKQSAADVLVSAVKKVLAGGRHISSVVAERLARAAAEGWEGEPHEALSHRELQVLKRIAEGRSIKEIAAELALSEKTIATYRSRISEKLQLSSNVELTRYALLHHLVG from the coding sequence ATGAACATCCTGATCGTCGATGACCATGAATTGGTGCGACGCGGCGTGCGCGGGCTTTTGCTCGACGAATACCCGGCGGCGTGGGTCGTCGAAGCGGCTTCGGCGAGCGACGCTCTTGAGACGATCGAGGGCATGGATTGCGACTTGGCGCTGGTGGACATCAACCTGTCGGGACGCGATGGCTTGGAGCTACTGGTCGATCTAAAGCGATTGTATCCCTCGTTGCCGGTGCTGATGGTAAGCGCGCACACCGAGGAGGAGTTTGCCATCCGCGCGTTGAAGCTCGGCGCCGCCGGCTACGTCTCGAAGCAAAGCGCGGCCGATGTGCTGGTATCGGCGGTGAAGAAGGTTTTGGCCGGAGGGCGGCACATCAGTTCCGTCGTGGCAGAGCGTCTGGCCCGCGCTGCGGCTGAGGGCTGGGAGGGTGAGCCCCACGAAGCCCTGTCCCATCGGGAACTACAGGTGCTCAAGCGGATCGCGGAAGGCCGCTCGATCAAGGAGATCGCGGCCGAACTGGCGCTCAGCGAGAAGACCATTGCCACCTATCGTAGCCGGATCTCGGAAAAGCTGCAGCTTTCCAGCAATGTCGAGCTGACCCGTTACGCGCTGCTCCACCACTTGGTCGGTTAG
- a CDS encoding pyridoxamine 5'-phosphate oxidase family protein, translating to MSTIEDLEARQAVSKMQEIVLSAPTCFFASGLKQMPFHLCPMYAQDVDQDGGIWFFSGADSVHNELLEEDPRVELMFSNNGKHEYLAVFGHASISRDVEKVDELWGTMVKAWFPDGKDDPNLTLIHVVPERVHYWDTRDNKLVALGKILVGAVTGRALEVGVEGDLRP from the coding sequence ATGTCCACCATCGAAGACCTGGAGGCCAGGCAAGCGGTCTCAAAAATGCAGGAGATTGTTCTTTCGGCACCGACGTGTTTCTTCGCGTCCGGCCTAAAGCAGATGCCGTTTCACCTGTGCCCGATGTATGCCCAAGACGTGGATCAGGACGGCGGGATCTGGTTTTTCAGCGGGGCCGACAGCGTGCACAACGAACTTCTGGAAGAAGACCCCCGCGTGGAGCTGATGTTTTCCAACAACGGCAAGCACGAGTACCTGGCAGTCTTCGGCCATGCCTCCATCAGCCGCGACGTGGAGAAGGTCGATGAGCTGTGGGGAACGATGGTCAAGGCGTGGTTCCCGGACGGGAAAGACGATCCGAACCTCACCCTGATCCATGTGGTGCCGGAGCGGGTTCACTACTGGGACACCCGTGACAACAAGTTGGTGGCCCTGGGTAAAATCCTGGTAGGTGCGGTGACGGGACGAGCCTTGGAAGTCGGCGTGGAAGGCGACCTGCGTCCTTGA
- a CDS encoding fibronectin type III domain-containing protein translates to MLSVAACPFIASAAVIPSEVVSLEWNANPEPNVVGYKVYFGTQSGDYSAVIDVAGATQTELPAVSLGTTYYLAVSAYNAAGEEGPRSSELAVTAEVPSPVADTSMSFDAPGQGQLQWRYPKSNVPAADKFTIYASEDLKTWQPAGSLPSSAASSSDADWLYFRFPYASDKPRMFFRVGSSNAFGEFQ, encoded by the coding sequence ATGCTTTCCGTCGCCGCCTGTCCTTTCATCGCTTCCGCTGCGGTGATTCCATCCGAGGTAGTTTCGTTGGAGTGGAATGCGAATCCCGAGCCGAATGTGGTGGGCTACAAGGTGTACTTCGGCACCCAGAGCGGCGATTACTCCGCGGTGATCGACGTGGCCGGCGCTACCCAAACCGAGCTGCCGGCGGTTAGCCTGGGGACCACCTATTACCTAGCGGTGAGCGCTTACAACGCCGCGGGTGAAGAGGGACCGCGGTCCTCGGAACTGGCGGTCACGGCAGAGGTCCCGTCGCCGGTTGCGGATACCTCGATGAGTTTCGACGCCCCCGGCCAAGGGCAGCTTCAGTGGCGTTACCCGAAGTCGAACGTTCCGGCTGCCGACAAGTTCACGATCTACGCCAGCGAGGATCTCAAGACCTGGCAGCCAGCCGGAAGCTTGCCCTCGTCAGCAGCGTCGAGTTCCGACGCCGATTGGCTCTACTTCAGGTTTCCCTATGCGTCCGACAAGCCGCGCATGTTCTTCAGGGTAGGATCCTCGAATGCCTTCGGGGAGTTTCAGTGA
- a CDS encoding ferritin-like domain-containing protein: MISNLEDLYYDQIRDLYSAETQLIEALPAMCDAATNAELKEALSGHLTETREQRDRLANICSRHGLAPEGTTCEAMRGLVKEASNHALSVDAGDVRDAAIIACGNRVEHYEIAGYGAAKAFAEVLGFNDDVDLLDKSIEEEGAADKKLTKIATGGLFADGVNKAAV, from the coding sequence ATGATCAGCAATCTCGAAGACCTCTACTACGACCAGATCCGCGACCTCTACAGCGCGGAAACCCAGTTGATCGAAGCCTTGCCCGCCATGTGCGACGCCGCCACCAATGCCGAATTGAAGGAGGCACTCTCGGGACACTTGACCGAGACCCGCGAGCAGCGCGACCGGCTGGCGAACATTTGCAGCCGCCATGGCCTCGCTCCCGAAGGAACGACCTGCGAAGCGATGCGGGGGCTGGTAAAGGAAGCCTCCAATCACGCCCTCTCCGTCGATGCCGGCGACGTGCGGGATGCCGCCATCATCGCCTGCGGAAATCGCGTCGAACACTACGAGATAGCCGGCTACGGCGCCGCCAAGGCATTCGCGGAAGTGCTCGGCTTCAATGACGACGTCGACCTGCTCGACAAATCCATCGAGGAAGAGGGCGCGGCGGACAAGAAGCTCACCAAGATCGCGACCGGCGGCCTCTTTGCCGACGGAGTCAACAAGGCAGCCGTTTGA